CCAAgttcaacaacaacaataacaatgaTACTGCTATAAGAAGAGCAAACCATATAAGACCCGAATCGGGAATTCAACAATCCAACAAGTAAAAATAAGCAGAGGGAAAAgatttaaaacaaacaaaaaccaacAAGCGGTTTTCATAAACGCATAAACAACTCTTGGTTAGCCAGGTTCCAGGATAGTGTCTTCATTTGTCACTCTTGACAGTTGTTTGCTCTTCGGTTTTTGCCTCCTCTGTTGCAGGGGCTTGAGCTTCCTCCTTTTTCTCTCCAGACTTGACTTCTTCTCCTGCACATACAATTTCATTCATTTGGTATAAATCAAGGATTACGCCAACATAAAACCCGGAGAACATATCATATCAACAAAAATGAGCTGACAGAACTTAATCAAGAAAAGAGGTTTTGAACAAAAGATCTCACCTTCATCATCACTATCTTCAAATTCTTCCATACCACCCATTCCACCAGGCCCTCCCATTCCACCAAGACCGCCCATCCCACCGAGCCCTTCAAGCCCGGCCATTCCACCCATACCACCAAGCCCCTCGAGACCTCCCATACCGCCCATTCCACCCATACCTCCCATTCCACCAAAGTTCTATAAGAAGCAAGAACCATGTAAGAGTCTTTCTCAAATCTTAACTAAACGAAACAAAAGATAGTCAACACTATAAGATAAAAAAAGCAATACCGAGAAATCCATCCCGCCCATTCCACCCATTCCGCCCATATCCATATCTCCAGGACCTAtacaaaaaatagaaataagaCAACCAAAAATGAACAATGCCTCAAGTGCAGAGAGCTAATGTTGAATAGATATATATGGTGAAGAAGTGTGCTAACTAACCAGTGGCGGGATCTTCATCCTCATCAACCCACTTGTCCCAATCAACTTTAACATAGTGAGGAGGTTTCCCTCCACGCAACAGCTTACTCCACCATCTCGGCTCTGCTTTCTCCACGATGCAGAATATGCTCCTCAATCCAATGTTGATTTTGCTTTCCTGACATCCAAAGAAAACATCAAAAGATCATAACTCAATAAGCAAAACAGacggaaccaaaaaaaaaacaaggtcTTGTAAGTCTCTCTCACCTCTACATTGACCTTATCATTAAGCTCGAGCTTAAGCTCATAAACCTGGTTCTCCGGTCCAGCTTTGGCAGAGAACTCAAAAACACCCTCCGGATCAAGCTTAACATCCGCATCCTTAGCATCAGCCAATAGCACTGTCAAGTAAACCTTATCCTCTCTCTCTGCCCACTTCACTTCCGGATGGTGACTGTAACGACAATAAACCCCAAATCAGATTGCAAAAATTAGGGCCACATTCAATGCTAAAGAAACTACCATACAAGTTACTGGAACCTAGAAGAAATCGATTATCTAATTGTACCTCATGGTTACTGGGAGCAGGAAAGAGCTTTGAGTAAACCctagaaggacgatgaagatatttttatttccgACTACAGATAGACTATACGTTTATAGTCCCCCGAGTGATTATCGTGTGGGTGCTAGTGTACAGAGAGTTTAGGTTTAAGTGTTTAATCATATGCTAATCCACGGCTGAGAGGTTGATAAGTGCTATAGAGTTTAACGGTTCAGATTTAAGCGTTGTTTTGCGCAGGAAAGCGGAGCTCTTTTTACTTTTCTTCAACCACGGATAACTTACTTTTCTGGCCCATATTCAATTTATATACTTTACCCAAACTTATAGTTTTGGTATCAATCATAAATCGAATTGTCCTTGTAAAGCATGTAATTACAGTCAACAATTGAGTTTTTAATTAAAgagcaaaatatttttgaactttATGCGCATGTAACAGTGTTTCTATAAGATatctaattttagttaaaaataaataatttgagaCGGTAAGCGATTAGAGCTAAGAGAATCTCCAACTCAACTTCAAATCCTCAAATTTTGAGGTTTTGTGTCATTCAAACCCAACTTCAAATCCTCAAAACTATCttgtattttctttttggtccttatggttattttttttcataaatacatATACTAAACTTAATTTAGAATAACTTACGtacaccaaaataaaataaaataagataaatattacataacattaaattaaagttcacacaaaataaaaatacataaaataaagttcacgcaaaataaaaatacattaaacaagCTTAGCAAGATGCAAGATCAGCGCCTGAGGTAACAATTGAAATAGCAGTAAATGAACATACTCGATTTCAACAATTTCTAGCTCGcaatatacaaattaaaaataaggaGATTTATCATTTTGGAATGCGTTGATTAAGCACATATGAGAGTTTTACGGGAACAGTGCGAGAATttggtattttatatgtattttctaaaatttgtgtGTATGTgtcttgttttattatatatgaaattatatcatcttttgttatataatattgtaatattgtgtgttgtataatatattaaatgtatgttttatatgtatttgTGATGTTTTTATtggtaacttttgttaatgtcaAGGCCTATAATGCAAATAGATAAACTTTTAAGGATTTTTTTGAAGATTCGTGGTTGGAGTAACCACTCTTCAAATCCTCATTTTGAGGTTTTGCTCCTCTTAAAATTGAGGttttgggttggagatgctctaagaaaatagataatCCATAGTAAAACCAAAGAGACTGATTCAGAGGAACAACTAAAAGCTTTATGGGAACAAATCATATTCAAGAAGGGAGAAACATGACCAAGCCGAATAAAATATTGGTCTCGaggtttcaaatttttgaaaaaaattacatgaatatTAGATATAGCTCTTAAAtctgtataatttttttaactgaaaTTTTTACGAAATCGTTTACAGTACTTAAATTTTTAGAACTAGCCTTGGAGAGAAGCGGAGTCTCTAGAATACATAGTGCAGAAACAAAGCTTATTTCCACCTGAACTTTACAAATCATGCAtattcttttttgaattttgtaagaGTGCGTATGTCATATTGaactaaacccaaaattttaaaaatactacatGAACTTTACGCGTCATGTTTTTAATTTCTGAACTTTATAGCAGTGAATATTTCGtattaaactaaacaaaaaaaaagaaaaaatactaCATGAACTCTCAAAATCATGCTTGTTATATGTTAACTGTCAAAAGTGTTAGTCATCCGTTAATTTTATCGAAATAACGCCGTTTTGGAATTTTTTGACTGTCAAAGGTATAATTAAGTATTCTGTTAATCTATCAAACAACTAATTTTTTGAGAGGTTTGAACTCTCACACTGGTGGACAAGTAAGAGCATATTATATGCTAGACCAAAATAACTTTCTTGTATAGATTGTGTAAacattaacttatatataagttttagtttaatcaaataaacgttatctaaattttattgttttagttttatcaaataaacctataattatttatgttttcaaatttaactttagaaatcattattttataagtttaaattatttattattaattcaaatatttattttaaacttgtatACGAGTGTGAGAGTTCGAATTTCCCAAAAAagtaatttttagttttacagaaattatctaaaatgacgGGTTTTGATAAATTAACAGATGACTAACAACTTTCacagttaatatatataagcatGATTTAGAGAGTTTAcgtaatattttcaaattttctaattttacaGAATTCATCCAAAATGACGTCGTTTTGATAAATTAACGGATGACTAATGCTTTTGACGGATAAGCACGATTGTGAGagttcatattatattattattttttattttttttgcttagttCAATATGGAATATGCATTACTATAAAATTTGTGAATGAAAAAAACACGACGCATAAAGTTTatgtagtatttttaaatttttgggtTTAGTTCAATATGACATACGCACTCCTACGAAGTTCGAAAAAGAATAAGCACAATGCTTAAATTTCAGGTTGAGATATACCCTTTTTTTTGGTCATGAGGTTGAAATATACCATTTTACCTTATGTTGGGTGAATGTTTTTGGATGAGTAATTTCAGATAATACGAAGGTCAAGTCGCAatttattaaaatgttaaaCTTCTAAAAATTGGGCTTTGAGGCCCATTAGGAAACATTAAACTTAAATTACCCAATTAcacttttgatatatatatttggggTGGATTTTGAAATTTCGATATTGTAAAAATTAATTCGTAGTTTAAGTCACCAAGTTACCGTTAGAgcaaataaaaaagagagaaataataGAATTTAATTCATGTAACCGTTagagtaaatttaaaaaaaaaaaaagagaaaataatagaatttaattcatgaccgttggagacaAGACGATCAAATCTCCAGCCTCACCTATAAATAAAGACCTCCTATCTTACAGAACCTTACACTTgtcttctttatatattttgaatgtttttaatatacattaaatctaaaaataattaatatatataagtatataaatctagttcggatatattcgggtacccgaaatacttcggttcggttctttaAATACCAAGAAATTTTgaacccattcggatatttaatcaatttcggttcagaTTCAATACTATTTTTTCGGATTGAGTTCGGTTCGATTCTTCGGATCTGGGTTTTTTTGCCCGGacctagatatatatatatttggggTGGATTTTGAAATCTCGatattgtaaaaaataattCGTAGTTTAAGTCACCAAGTTACCGTTAGAgcaaataaaaaagagagaaataataGAATTTAATTCATGTTACCGTTagagtaaattaaaaaaaaaaaagagaaaataatagAATTTAATTCATGACCGTTGGGGACAAGACGATCAAATCTCCAGCCTCGCCTATAAATAAAGACCTCCTCTCTTACAGAACCTTAcacttgtcttcttcctctcttacAGAaccttatgtttttttctttcttaaatatattatatttatacttTCCCTAAATTAGGGGCTTCGGAAAACAGAGATCAACAACGAAACTAATCTAAGCTAGCCAAGAAGAAAAGGTTGAGAGGGTGATACGACTAGGGGAACGAAGCCCCCTCCTCCGGTGAACACCGACAGCGTCGTAGTCGGACTCCGGGACTTCACAGGCGGAGGTGTCCAAGCCCAGCACAGATCCGTCACCGTTATCTTCAGTCCGCCATCATGCTGTTCACTGGTCCGAACCACCGCGAATCTTCCCGTCCATCATCACGGTTTGAGAGGAGGGCGGctcagatgaagaagaaacaatGGAAACCATACAAACTCTCCACCGTCGCCAACCCACCGCGAATCTTCCCGTCCAGCATCACGCTTGCTCTGATCGTTCTTCACGCGGTTTATCAGGTCTTCTCTTTTCTTATTATAcaaactttgtttttctttctgcCAAACatgtttctctgttttgaattgaaatatttttttaaaaaaaacatgtttttaggGAAATTTTGTATAACTTGATTGATCAATGGAGAGTTAAGTGTGAATTTGTGACAACATTTGAACAGAACACCCAGTCTTTGTATCGTTAGATGTTGTAAATGTTTATTTGGTTTAACACTTATGATCACTAAATTCTTCTAATCAATCTAGaaactataaaattttcttttttaaaaatacgttTTCAAGGTTTTGGGGAAATTTTTTATAGAGCTTCATTGATCATGGAAAGTTAGTgtaaatttgtgaaataaatAGAGCGGGCTATCCTATCACTATATATGATGGTTAGAGGTATTATCCTTTCTCCAGTCATTGTGTTTGTAAGCTGGTAGTATCCCTTTATTTGGTTTAACACTTATGATCACTAATTttttcataattgattaaaGTTATTATAAAAAGTTTCCCTTGTTTTCAGTTCTTTCtttgatttctttcttttatattttgttgcCTTTTGTTTGTTCCATATGATCGACTTGTCGTTTTGTTGTTTCAGGATTCCGGTGGATGCTTGCTTTGATTGATGATGATGGCTGTTTTGGTGTTTGGTCCTTCTCTGTTGGCGGTTTGTCAGGTCTTCTATCTTTTTTCCCTTGTTTCCTTCCTTTATCTTGTTTGTGTTTCAAAAGCTTGTGGTTGTTGAGTCTCTGTTGATCTGTGAGAGAATGTTGATTGATCGTATTAGATTTATTAAGTTATGTCAAGGATCGGTTGTGTTTATGGTTATACGTCCTCTGCATTCAAGTTCCAGAAACTAGTGTTAGTCTTGTTCTCGTTGTTGGTTTGTGTCATTTCTGATTGTTGTTTACTGGTCACGTTCGTCATTTGCTTTTGGAGCTCattttgatatttgattttACAGTTCAGCATAGCCTAATTGACTTAGAAAAAGAAGCTGTAATTGGAACTTGAAGAAAGGTATAGGAGGAGAGAGGTCCATTGAAGATTAAAACCAAGCAAGTGTTGAAAGCTTCTGGTGGCAAGAGAAGGTTTCAAGCTGAGTTGTTTgttatcatcatcttcttgaGCGATTgggaaaacagagagagagagattagagagtaTAGAGGAACTGATTGAGTTGTAATTTGTGGTGAGGGAAATGTCTTTTGTACAAGTTGTAACCTTGCACATTTCCACACCAGAAACGTTATGAGTTGTTTCTGGAGTGTTGAAGCCTAAGGGAGTGAGGTTTCACCTGAAATGGATATAACTCATTCATGTATTGTCACCATTGTTTTTGATGATAATGATTTTTCAAAAGTCTCAGTCAAATctcgaccttttttttttgccaaagaGGAAAAAGCTTGTACATTTTGCCACTTGTAAAAAACGACTAAACACTGACATAAACTTAGGCTTCTTGTCTAACTGAAAGGGCGTTGTTATTACAACAACATAGTGCAAGACTCTAACCAAAGGACAAGATTCTTAAACCCTTTCGTGGGGCTCTACGTTATCTTACTTGTTTCTTCATACGGCAAAAACTCGCTTGACTTGAACTCGTTCAACAACTCCTGTAAACGGCCAAAGACAATAAAATGTTTATTGATGACATTGAGTGTTATGTTGCTTTGAACATAaagagtttttttgtttgtttgatttaaGTCTTAAAGAGTGATTGTACTCTCTACTCATTCACCTTTTGGGCAGGAAAGCAGTgcgttttttattttcttgaaccACGGATAGCGACCTTTCTTCTGGCCCATGTTCAATTTATACTTTACCCAAACGGACGGCCGAAGACAAATAAGCAATGTTTAAGTAACGTTTGACTGATAACATGAGTGTTATATGTTGCTTTGAACATAAAGAGCTTTTGTTCGTTGGCtttagtattaatttaaaaaaaaatcgtaacAGTCCCTAGATTGGTGGAGtaattaaccactataaaatcactgttttctataaaaacggagacaacaaagtttctAATCTTCTTTGACCtacatcatatgttagtaaaatatacaactatgcattaaaatagtatttttatttttttttaattcttctcaaaatctatgggttatatactgaatcctatgatctttagtgttgttttaaaatttctaaacgcattttacatttgtattaatgtgtattaaactctctttcattatacacgggcatcgttttaatgttttgtcaattaatttagtaaaatttcataatactccctaaattggtggactaactactataaaatcgctattttctagaaaaacagagacaataaAGATTTCTCTTTGGCTTTCaccatatgttagtaaaaaatacaactatgcataaaacaatattttaattttttttgaattcttctcaaaatctatgtgttataaccccctaaatatttagtttttcggtaaatgctctatatactgaagcctataatctttagtgttgttttaaaatttctaaacacattctacatttgtattaatgtacattaaactctctttcattgtacatgggcatcgttttattttttgtcaatttatttagttaaatttcataatactccctaaattggtggattaaccactataaaatcgctgttctcaagaaaaacggagacaacaaaggtttcaaacctctttgaccttcatcatatgttagtcaaggatgcaactatgcattaaaacagtattttgaatatttttgaatttttctcaaaatctatgtgttaacccctacaaaaatatagaatttttcggtaaatgctctatgtactgaagcctatgatctttagtattgtttttaaaatttctaaacacattatacatttgtattaatttatattaaactctctttcattgtacatgagtatcgttttattttttgtcaattaatttagtaaaatttcataatattccctaaattggtggattaaccactataaaatcgctgttctcaagaaaaacggagacaacaaaggttccaaacctctttgaccttcatcatatgttagtcaatgatgcaactatgcattaaaacagtattttgcatatttttgattttttctcaaaatctatgtgttaacaacccctacgaaaatattgaatttttcggtaaatgatctatatactgaatcctatgatctttagtattgtttttaaatttctaaacacattctacaattgtgttaatgtatactaaactctctttcattgtacatgggcatcattttatttttttgtcaattaatttagtaaaacttcatcgtactccctaaattggtggactaaccactataaaatcgctattttctagagatacggagacaacaaaggttctaaacctctttgaccttcatcatatgttagtcaatgatgcaactatgcattaaaacagtattttgcatatttttgattttttctcaaaatctatgtgttaacaacccctacgaaaatattgaatttttcggtaaatgatctatatactgaatcctatgatctttagtattgtttttaaatttctaaacacattctacaattgtgttaatgtatactaaactctctatcattgtacatgggcatcattttatttttttgtcaattaatttagtaaaacttcatcgcactccctaaattggtggactaaccactataaaatcgctattttctagagatacggagacaacaaaagttttaaacctctttgacaatcatcatatattagtgaatgatgcaactatgcattaaaacaatattttcatatttttgaatttttctcaaaatctatgtgctaacccctacaaaaatatttaatttttcggtaaatgctctatatattgaagtctatgatctttagtgttgttttaaaatttctaaacaaattctacattctacatttgtattaatgtatataaaagtctctttcattgtacaggagcatcattttaattttttgtcaattaatttagtaaaatttcatcatacttcctaaattggtagactaacaactataaaatagctattttgtagagaaacggagacaaaaaaagtttcaaacctctttgaccttcattataTGTTAAGGAAGGCTTcagctatgcattaaaacaatatttttttatttttttgaatttttctcaaaatctatgtgttaaccgctaagaaaatattgaatttttcggtaaatgctctatatactgaagcctatgatctttagtgttgtttttgaaatttctaaacacattctacatttgtattaatttatattaaactctctttcatggtacattggaatcgttttaattttttgttaattaatttagtaaaacttcataatactccctaaattggtggactaaccactacaaaatcgtaattttctattaaaacggagacaacaaaagttccaagcctctttgacctacatcatatgttagtgaaggatgcaactatgtattaaaacaatattttgcatatttttggattttttttcaaaatctatgtgtaacccccctacgaaaatattgaatttttcggtaaatgctctatatactgaatccaatgatctttagtattgtttttaaatttctaaacacattctacatttgtattaatgtatactaaactgtctttcattgtacatgagcatcattttaattttttgacaaTTAAGTTAGTAAAACTTCATCATACTcccaaaattggtggactaaccactataaaatcgctattttttagagaaacggagacaacaaaagtttcaaacctctttgacaatcatcatatattagtgaatgatgcaactatgcattaaaacaatattttcatatttttgatttttttctcaaaatctatgtgttaacccctataaaaatatttaatttttcggtaaatgctctatatattaaagtctatgatctttactattgttttaaaatttctaaacacattctacattctacatttgtattaatgtatataaaagtctctttcattgtacatggccatcattttaatttttttgtcaattaatttagtaaaatttcatcatattccctaaattggtgtactaaccactataaaatagctattttgtagagaaacgaagacaataaaagtttcaaacctctttgaccttcattatatgttagtgaaagattcaactatgcattaaaacaatatttttttttatattttttaatttttctcaaaatcgatGTGTTAACCGCTAAGAaaataatgctctatatactgaagtctatgatctttagcgttgttttaaaatttctaaacacattctacatttgtattaatgtatattaaactctatttcattgtacatgaacatcgttttaattttttgtcacttaatttaataaagctttataatactccctaaattggtggactaaccactataaaatcgctattttctagagaaacggagacaacaaaggtttcaaacctctttgacttccgtcatatgttagtgaatgatgcaactaagcattaaaacaatattttcatatttatgaatttttatcaaaatctatgtgttaatccctacgaaaataattagtttttcggtaaatgctatatatactgaagcttattatctttagtgttgttttaaaatttctaaatacattctacatctgtattaatgtatattaaaaccctctttcatggtatatgggaatcgttttaattttttgtcaattaattttgtaaaacttcataatactccttaaattggtggactaaccactataaaatcgttattttctaacaaaacggagataacaaaggttccaaacctctttgacattcatcatagtTAGTGAAtaatgaaactatgcattaaaactgtgttttcatattttataattttttttcaaaatttatgtgttaacccctacgaaaatatttagttttttccgtaaatgttctatatactgaagtctattatctttagtgctgttttaaaatttctaaacacattctacatttgtattaatgtatattaaactctatttcatggtacataggaaccgttttaatattttgttaattaatttagtaaaacttcataatactccttaaattgttgaactaaccactataaaattgctattttctataaaaacgGAGACATcaaaggtcccaaacctctttgaccttcatcatatgttagtgtatgatgc
This region of Brassica napus cultivar Da-Ae chromosome C5, Da-Ae, whole genome shotgun sequence genomic DNA includes:
- the LOC106401913 gene encoding co-chaperone protein p23-1-like, whose amino-acid sequence is MSHHPEVKWAEREDKVYLTVLLADAKDADVKLDPEGVFEFSAKAGPENQVYELKLELNDKVNVEESKINIGLRSIFCIVEKAEPRWWSKLLRGGKPPHYVKVDWDKWVDEDEDPATGPGDMDMGGMGGMGGMDFSNFGGMGGMGGMGGMGGLEGLGGMGGMAGLEGLGGMGGLGGMGGPGGMGGMEEFEDSDDEGEEVKSGEKKEEAQAPATEEAKTEEQTTVKSDK